In a genomic window of Tripterygium wilfordii isolate XIE 37 chromosome 8, ASM1340144v1, whole genome shotgun sequence:
- the LOC120003672 gene encoding sodium/calcium exchanger NCL-like isoform X1, whose translation MQNLVMAKKHVLVSVFIFLIVTTCPGQSRIIRNDTFSSLVSDGANNLEKQTFIGYKYLISMDSCSQTYGFLPCTSTVLGNIFLIVVYGYLMFLGAKLLSNGSEILLQILGPGIIGGLVLPVLSSVPDATIILASGLSGIKEDAQNQVSVGIGLLAGSTVMLLTVLWGSCLIVGKCDLDGSVAMDLQDTRPFSLTGSGVSTDIWTSYAARIMVISIIPFLLVQLSQFLGTKSQRRIGIMISLIVSITLVLAYSLYQVLQPWIQKRKIAYAKHKQVVSGVLKELKMHSLGKILMDNGEPDVDVIKKLFRALDRNSDGNLSTAELRALIVGIQFDETVMDIDNTVEELLKEFDKSRNSLVDEDEFVYGISGWLNEAKRSTLHGHDSNHRTQTKKQQGLLGDRSDEDVGTFGDRKTNITKAVLMLLLGTTVAAVFADPLVDAVDNFSTASSIPSFFVSFVILPFASSSEVVSTMIFASRKKLRTASLTYSEIYGSVTMSNILSLSVFLGLVYFRELDWNFSSEVVTILIVCIVMGMIASFRTTFPLWMCFLAFPIYPFSLLLVYVLNNVLGLP comes from the exons ATGCAGAACCTGGTCatggcaaagaaacatgtcCTCGTTTCTGTATTCATCTTCCTTATTGTTACAACCTGCCCCGGCCAGAGTCGAATTATACGAAACGACACTTTCTCCTCTTTGGTTTCTGATGGAGCCAACAATCTTGAGAAACAAACATTTATTGGTTACAAGTACTTGATTTCAATGGATTCCTGCAGCCAGACATATGGGTTCTTGCCATGCACTTCAACTGTCCTGGGAAACATATTCCTTATTGTTGTGTATGGTTACTTGATGTTCTTAGGTGCCAAGTTGTTGTCTAATGGAAGTGAGATTTTGCTGCAAATTCTTGGTCCTGGTATCATTGGTGGTCTCGTCTTACCGGTTTTGAGCTCGGTTCCTGATGCAACAATCATCCTTG CATCTGGTTTATCTGGAATCAAAGAAGATGCTCAAAATCAGGTATCAGTAGGAATAGGTCTGCTTGCTGGATCAACCGTTATGCTTCTAACAGTACTATGGGGATCCTGCCTTATAGTTGGCAAGTGTGACCTCGACGGTTCTGTCGCCATGGATTTACAGGATACCAGACCGTTTAGCTTAACAG GCTCTGGGGTAAGTACAGATATTTGGACTAGCTATGCTGCAAGAATCATGGTTATTTCAATTATTCCTTTCCTTTTAGTCCAACTTTCTCAATTTCTTGGCACGAAATCTCAACGCCGCATAGGAATTATGATCTCTCTGATTGTGTCCATCACTTTAGTGCTTGCTTATAGCCTTTATCAG GTGCTTCAGCCATGGATTCAGAAGAGAAAAATCGCGTACGCAAAGCATAAGCAAGTAGTCTCTGGAGTTCTAAAAGAGTTAAAAATGCATTCATTGGGAAAAATTCTTATGGACAATGGAGAACCTGATGTAGATGTCATAAAAAA GTTGTTTAGGGCACTTGATCGAAATTCCGACGGAAATCTTTCAACAGCAGAGTTGAGAGCTTTGATTGTAGGAATCCAGTTTGATGAAACAGTTATGGATATTGATAATACTGTTGAGGAATTATTGAAGGAATTCGACAAGTCGCGCAATTCTCTTGTCGATGAGGATGAATTTGTCTATGGAATCTCAGGATGGCTGAACGAGGCAAAGCGTTCTACGCTACACGGTCACGACAGCAATCACAGGACT CAAACAAAGAAGCAACAAGGTCTATTAGGTGACCGGAGCGATGAAGATGTGGGAACGTTCGGGGATCGAAAAACGAAT ATTACCAAAGCAGTACTGATGTTGCTTTTGGGAACTACTGTTGCTGCTGTTTTTGCTGATCCCCTTGTAGATGCTGTCGACAACTTCTCAACTGCTTCAAGCATTCCTTCCTTCTTCGTCTCGTTCGTCATTTTGCCTTTCGCTAGCTCCAGCGAGGTCGTTTCGACCATGATTTTCGCCAgcaggaagaaattgagaactGCATCATTAACGTACTCTGAG ATATACGGATCGGTGACAATGAGCAACATATTGTCATTGTCAGTGTTCTTGGGTCTCGTTTATTTCCGCGAATTGGATTGGAACTTCTCATCTGAAGTGGTGACAATCCTAATTGTCTGCATTGTGATGGGCATGATCGCCAGTTTCCGCACCACATTCCCTCTTTGGATGTGCTTTCTGGCATTTCCAATCTATCCATTTTCTCTCTTGCTGGTTTATGTTCTTAACAATGTTCTTGGATTGCCCTAG
- the LOC120004288 gene encoding uncharacterized protein LOC120004288 has product MNLSPDNRVIPDPNFPPQEPRIPEGLCITQSLPENQYPHSSKTLILEEEDPDTQNSPPPPQDPPVEVEEQMQDDLEEVTNFSPLATYSRRGGTGGGPKRKKLNQKRRAAHEKKSQKKLEILLENLNPIPFVPIKILDFSSHEELLKRLGLWDFVHLEFDRNIRSDLIAQLIANYSPLSRCSYVNGVRIKVNRADLARALRLPVRKEKAGTAPENAPVVDETEDAITFIEELVSNWMLLHEDMWMMPTEMMNWTKLIKEGHFEKVDWALLMWFMLEKELLAAPQLGDCYYASHMLCLITCQREALLREEEPKIEIDTKEDEGCSGDLKVADDTRGPEKIEEKDIELSLGQDNTSKEEASKEHVGIDDLMDEKEHDGNEEPMDIEETKGEECGQWVGDGKSNVGTYGLFLRRCNIGDVGNIGGMFEEKKGGGEGEEDGHGEEEIEGQEGNEEVQDMGFHFSPEEDALETVTSANLIATMEAMQSEPFSSGLQLLDDNGPSGEFLVSKVSTHLVPGSSMLFGNGSNKGVIEQENDMSHQSLNDSNKRLRTEGPWDTDSDDLGTCMDQAQEWIGKARMMHLAKKRDYDVMSVNQQCLLSEMQQRADLIEYLRKAHHEEQQKRQVDVYRLEHELYMMRNLLEGYRKALKETHKAFSEYRAQCPIPEEPLYKDAGSGGLVLSKWELEKLRMKQEEEERMNRLLIEKKIKDFEADWSAKFDLHEKGIGFLGNKLWEVEKELVHVKDAITKRKLSERVESVANEGGIVSEMVESVANEGESVSEMVESDANEGGSDQ; this is encoded by the coding sequence ATGAATCTCTCTCCAGACAATCGAGTGATTCCAGACCCAAATTTTCCCCCTCAAGAGCCTAGAATCCCTGAAGGGTTATGTATTACCCAGTCATTGCCAGAGAATCAATATCCCCATTCATCTAAAACCCTAATCCTCGAAGAAGAAGACCCAGATACCCAAaactctccaccaccaccacaagaTCCGCCAGTCGAAGTGGAAGAACAAATGCAGGATGATCTAGAAGAAGTTACCAACTTTTCTCCTCTAGCTACCTACTCTCGCCGCGGAGGAACTGGCGGCGGCCCGAAAAGGAAGAAGTTGAATCAGAAGCGACGGGCTGCTCATGAGAAGAAATCGCAAAAGAAGCTCGAGATCCTTTTGGAAAATCTAAATCCCATACCTTTCGTACCCATAAAAATCCTAGATTTCTCTTCTCACGAGGAGCTGCTCAAGCGACTTGGGTTGTGggattttgttcatttggagTTCGACCGTAATATTCGTTCTGATCTAATTGCCCAATTGATTGCAAATTACAGCCCTTTATCGCGTTGCAGCTACGTGAATGGGGTAAGGATCAAGGTGAATCGTGCAGATTTGGCACGAGCGTTGAGATTGCCAGTAAGGAAGGAGAAGGCTGGTACTGCGCCGGAGAATGCACCGGTGGTTGATGAGACTGAGGATGCAATTACTTTCATTGAGGAATTGGTGTCAAATTGGATGCTATTGCATGAGGACATGTGGATGATGCCAACTGAGATGATGAACTGGACTAAGTTGATCAAGGAAGGTCATTTTGAGAAGGTTGATTGGGCCTTGTTGATGTGGttcatgttggagaaggagTTGTTGGCAGCCCCACAATTGGGTGACTGCTACTACGCATCGCACATGCTGTGCTTGATAACTTGCCAAAGAGAGGCGCTACTGAGGGAAGAAGAGCCTAAAATAGAAATTGATACAAAAGAGGATGAGGGTTGTAGTGGGGACTTGAAGGTGGCTGATGATACTCGGGGACCTGAAAAGATAGAAGAGAAGGATATTGAACTTAGTCTTGGTCAAGATAATACATCGAAAGAGGAGGCTTCAAAGGAGCATGTTGGCATAGATGATCTAATGGATGAAAAGGAGCATGATGGCAATGAGGAACCAATGGATATCGAGGAAACTAAAGGGGAGGAATGTGGGCAGTGGGTTGGGGATGGGAAGAGCAACGTGGGCACATATGGACTGTTTTTGCGGCGGTGTAATATTGGTGATGTCGGTAACATTGGGGGCATGTTTGaagagaagaaaggaggaggagagggagaggaagaTGGGCATGGAGAGGAAGAGATAGAAGGGCAAGAGGGAAATGAGGAAGTGCAGGATATGGGTTTTCATTTTTCTCCGGAAGAGGATGCTTTGGAGACTGTAACATCTGCGAATCTCATTGCCACAATGGAAGCTATGCAGTCTGAGCCTTTCAGTTCAGGGCTGCAACTTCTTGATGACAATGGCCCGTCAGGGGAGTTTCTTGTTTCTAAGGTTAGTACACATTTGGTTCCTGGTAGCTCAATGCTTTTTGGCAATGGTAGCAACAAAGGAGTGATTGAGCAAGAGAATGATATGTCTCACCAGTCACTTAATGATAGTAATAAGCGTTTGAGAACTGAGGGACCTTGGGATACAGATTCAGATGATTTAGGCACTTGTATGGATCAAGCACAGGAATGGATAGGAAAAGCTAGGATGATGCATTTAGCAAAGAAGCGAGATTATGACGTTATGAGTGTGAATCAACAATGCCTGCTTTCTGAGATGCAGCAGCGAGCTGATTTGATTGAATATCTACGGAAGGCTCATCATGAAGAGCAGCAGAAAAGACAAGTGGATGTATACCGGTTGGAACACGAACTTTATATGATGAGGAATCTCTTAGAGGGATATAGAAAGGCTTTGAAGGAGACACATAAGGCATTTTCTGAATACAGAGCTCAATGTCCTATACCTGAGGAACCGCTGTACAAGGATGCTGGGTCAGGTGGTCTTGTTCTGAGCAAATGGGAACTGGAAAAACTGCGCAtgaagcaagaagaagaagagaggatgaATCGATTACTGATTGAGAAGAAGATTAAAGACTTTGAAGCTGATTGGAGTGCTAAATTTGATTTACATGAAAAGGGGATAGGTTTTCTAGGGAACAAGTTGTGGGAGGTTGAGAAGGAGCTGGTACATGTGAAAGATGCCATCACAAAACGTAAGTTATCAGAAAGGGTAGAAAGTGTTGCAAATGAGGGGGGAATTGTATCAGAAATGGTGGAAAGTGTTGCAAATGAAGGGGAGAGTGTGTCGGAAATGGTGGAAAGTGATGCAAATGAGGGAGGAAGTGATCAGTAA
- the LOC120003672 gene encoding sodium/calcium exchanger NCL-like isoform X2, which produces MQNLVMAKKHVLVSVFIFLIVTTCPGQSRIIRNDTFSSLVSDGANNLEKQTFIGYKYLISMDSCSQTYGFLPCTSTVLGNIFLIVVYGYLMFLGAKLLSNGSEILLQILGPGIIGGLVLPVLSSVPDATIILASGLSGIKEDAQNQVSVGIGLLAGSTVMLLTVLWGSCLIVGKCDLDGSVAMDLQDTRPFSLTGSGVSTDIWTSYAARIMVISIIPFLLVQLSQFLGTKSQRRIGIMISLIVSITLVLAYSLYQVLQPWIQKRKIAYAKHKQVVSGVLKELKMHSLGKILMDNGEPDVDVIKKLFRALDRNSDGNLSTAELRALIVGIQFDETVMDIDNTVEELLKEFDKSRNSLVDEDEFVYGISGWLNEAKRSTLHGHDSNHRTVRILSKWFLPQTKKQQGLLGDRSDEDVGTFGDRKTNITKAVLMLLLGTTVAAVFADPLVDAVDNFSTASSIPSFFVSFVILPFASSSEVVSTMIFASRKKLRTASLTYSEIYGSVTMSNILSLSVFLGLVYFRELDWNFSSEVVTILIVCIVMGMIASFRTTFPLWMCFLAFPIYPFSLLLVYVLNNVLGLP; this is translated from the exons ATGCAGAACCTGGTCatggcaaagaaacatgtcCTCGTTTCTGTATTCATCTTCCTTATTGTTACAACCTGCCCCGGCCAGAGTCGAATTATACGAAACGACACTTTCTCCTCTTTGGTTTCTGATGGAGCCAACAATCTTGAGAAACAAACATTTATTGGTTACAAGTACTTGATTTCAATGGATTCCTGCAGCCAGACATATGGGTTCTTGCCATGCACTTCAACTGTCCTGGGAAACATATTCCTTATTGTTGTGTATGGTTACTTGATGTTCTTAGGTGCCAAGTTGTTGTCTAATGGAAGTGAGATTTTGCTGCAAATTCTTGGTCCTGGTATCATTGGTGGTCTCGTCTTACCGGTTTTGAGCTCGGTTCCTGATGCAACAATCATCCTTG CATCTGGTTTATCTGGAATCAAAGAAGATGCTCAAAATCAGGTATCAGTAGGAATAGGTCTGCTTGCTGGATCAACCGTTATGCTTCTAACAGTACTATGGGGATCCTGCCTTATAGTTGGCAAGTGTGACCTCGACGGTTCTGTCGCCATGGATTTACAGGATACCAGACCGTTTAGCTTAACAG GCTCTGGGGTAAGTACAGATATTTGGACTAGCTATGCTGCAAGAATCATGGTTATTTCAATTATTCCTTTCCTTTTAGTCCAACTTTCTCAATTTCTTGGCACGAAATCTCAACGCCGCATAGGAATTATGATCTCTCTGATTGTGTCCATCACTTTAGTGCTTGCTTATAGCCTTTATCAG GTGCTTCAGCCATGGATTCAGAAGAGAAAAATCGCGTACGCAAAGCATAAGCAAGTAGTCTCTGGAGTTCTAAAAGAGTTAAAAATGCATTCATTGGGAAAAATTCTTATGGACAATGGAGAACCTGATGTAGATGTCATAAAAAA GTTGTTTAGGGCACTTGATCGAAATTCCGACGGAAATCTTTCAACAGCAGAGTTGAGAGCTTTGATTGTAGGAATCCAGTTTGATGAAACAGTTATGGATATTGATAATACTGTTGAGGAATTATTGAAGGAATTCGACAAGTCGCGCAATTCTCTTGTCGATGAGGATGAATTTGTCTATGGAATCTCAGGATGGCTGAACGAGGCAAAGCGTTCTACGCTACACGGTCACGACAGCAATCACAGGACTGTAAGAATTTTGAGCAAATGGTTTCTTCCA CAAACAAAGAAGCAACAAGGTCTATTAGGTGACCGGAGCGATGAAGATGTGGGAACGTTCGGGGATCGAAAAACGAAT ATTACCAAAGCAGTACTGATGTTGCTTTTGGGAACTACTGTTGCTGCTGTTTTTGCTGATCCCCTTGTAGATGCTGTCGACAACTTCTCAACTGCTTCAAGCATTCCTTCCTTCTTCGTCTCGTTCGTCATTTTGCCTTTCGCTAGCTCCAGCGAGGTCGTTTCGACCATGATTTTCGCCAgcaggaagaaattgagaactGCATCATTAACGTACTCTGAG ATATACGGATCGGTGACAATGAGCAACATATTGTCATTGTCAGTGTTCTTGGGTCTCGTTTATTTCCGCGAATTGGATTGGAACTTCTCATCTGAAGTGGTGACAATCCTAATTGTCTGCATTGTGATGGGCATGATCGCCAGTTTCCGCACCACATTCCCTCTTTGGATGTGCTTTCTGGCATTTCCAATCTATCCATTTTCTCTCTTGCTGGTTTATGTTCTTAACAATGTTCTTGGATTGCCCTAG
- the LOC120003819 gene encoding transcription factor TCP4-like, translated as MRSSAGGEIVQVQGGHIVRSTGRKDRHSKVYTAKGPRDRRVRLSAHTAIQFYDVQDRLGYDRPSKAVDWLIKKAKNAIDKLAELPPWHPNIGTNAAADQDGGNSDMPMGEQSEFSGYSFQLQRQLSDNNNNNNNHPGNDHESFIAPHLDPNIGIDTMKSFFPTSSTTSSINFQSYPPDIISRNQNHTEDLGLSLHSFQDPGLIHGHSQGETTHTNPTGQTLFAGSAPVGFEANFHRMMPWNTHSGTEHRGGNGGGFLFNSPALPPQEQQHLLGHNSAFSQRGPLQSSFLQSIRSLDDLASEHHRRQAMEQSSIFGTRFASDGMSGFSIPARIHGEEHNFVSDRPSSSSPNSHR; from the coding sequence ATGAGGAGTAGCGCTGGAGGAGAGATTGTGCAAGTCCAAGGAGGCCACATTGTGCGCTCAACGGGGCGTAAAGATCGGCACAGCAAGGTCTATACTGCAAAAGGTCCAAGAGACCGCAGGGTTCGATTATCAGCACACACCGCGATTCAATTCTACGATGTTCAAGATCGGCTAGGCTATGACAGACCGAGTAAAGCTGTAGATTGGCTAATCAAGAAGGCGAAAAACGCCATTGACAAGCTTGCTGAGTTACCTCCATGGCACCCGAATATTGGTACTAATGCAGCAGCAGACCAAGATGGTGGTAATAGTGACATGCCAATGGGAGAGCAATCGGAGTTTTCCGGGTATAGTTTTCAACTTCAAAGGCAATTAAGcgataacaacaacaacaataataatcatCCAGGAAATGATCATGAATCGTTTATCGCGCCTCATTTAGATCCTAATATTGGTATTGATACCATGAAATCTTTCTTCCCAACAAGTTCCACAACCTCATCAATCAATTTCCAGAGCTACCCACCTGATATCATCTCAAGAAATCAAAACCACACTGAAGATCTTGGCTTGTCTCTCCATAGTTTCCAGGACCCCGGTCTAATTCATGGCCATTCACAAGGAGAGACAACCCACACAAACCCAACTGGTCAGACCCTTTTTGCAGGTTCAGCTCCAGTTGGGTTTGAGGCCAATTTTCACAGAATGATGCCCTGGAACACTCACTCTGGAACAGAACACAGAGGCGGCAACGGCGGCGGGTTTTTATTTAATTCGCCAGCATTGCCACCACAAGAACAGCAACATTTGCTGGGCCATAACTCAGCATTTTCACAGAGGGGACCCCTTCAGTCCAGTTTTTTACAATCCATCCGCAGCTTGGATGATCTTGCTAGTGAACATCATAGAAGGCAAGCAATGGAGCAATCTTCAATCTTTGGCACCAGGTTTGCATCGGATGGAATGTCAGGATTCAGTATTCCGGCAAGAATTCACGGCGAAGAGCACAATTTTGTTTCAGATAGACCATCCTCCTCTTCTCCCAATTCTCACCGTTGA
- the LOC120003230 gene encoding E3 ubiquitin-protein ligase ATL41-like — MSFSGDYNDDCYKNPYYININMKIILTAITSLLIVIVIVVALHVYARCFLRRRAAFHGLGLTLNQAHDPPKGLDPTVIALLPIFVVKQTDGQDHTVDCAVCLSSLEEQEMARRLPNCRHTFHAECIDKWLASHSTCPICRTEAEPQMLQLEPREGPEGKAASAPRLDRALVCIEGSSESDGGAKLNGSSLPLNSFPRMLSRDQSSRRLQEDYPVDLERQ; from the coding sequence ATGAGCTTCTCCGGCGATTATAACGACGACTGTTACAAGAATCCTTACtacatcaacatcaacatgaAAATTATTCTCACAGCCATAACATCCCTGTTAATCGTTATTGTAATCGTCGTGGCGCTTCACGTTTATGCAAGGTGCTTTCTAAGACGCCGGGCCGCGTTTCATGGATTGGGCCTAACCTTAAACCAAGCCCACGATCCACCCAAGGGCCTTGATCCAACGGTCATCGCTTTGCTCCCTATATTCGTAGTCAAACAAACGGACGGTCAAGATCATACAGTAGATTGTGCTGTGTGTTTGAGTTCGTTAGAGGAGCAAGAGATGGCTCGGCGGTTACCAAACTGTAGGCATACTTTCCATGCAGAGTGTATAGACAAGTGGTTAGCATCACATTCTACATGCCCGATTTGTCGGACCGAGGCCGAGCCCCAGATGCTGCAACTGGAGCCCCGGGAGGGCCCAGAGGGGAAGGCTGCGTCAGCGCCACGGTTGGATCGTGCATTGGTATGCATTGAAGGATCATCGGAGTCTGATGGAGGAGCTAAATTGAATGGCTCGAGCTTGCCGTTGAATTCGTTTCCAAGAATGTTGAGCAGAGATCAATCTTCTCGGAGACTTCAGGAAGATTATCCAGTAGATTTAGAAAGACAGTGA